The DNA sequence ACCGGGCCACCGCCGAAGCCGACGTGGACGCCGCCGCCAAAGACGACACCTGGTACTGATGTGACCCGGATCACTCCCCGGTGAGAACCTTTCCCGGCCCCGCACCGTCTTGCCGGGTGTGAACGAGGAGCAGCTGGTCCGCGCGGTGGCCCGCGGCGACCGCGCGGCCTTCGAGGAGCTCTACCGCCGCACGTCGCCGTGGCTGGCCGTGCGCCTGCGCCGCCGGTGCGCCGACGAGCAGGTCGTCGCCGAGGTCATGCAGGAGACGTACCTGGCGGTGTGGCGGGCGGCGGGGTCGTTCGCGGGCGCGGCGGTCGACGGCACGGCCGTCGGGTGGCTGTGGACCATCGCGGCGCGGCGGCTGGTCGACGCGTTCCGCCGGCGCGCGCACGACGCCCGGCCGCTGCCGGCGGTCGAGGCCGCGCCCGCCGCCGAGGACGAGGTGCTGGCGGGCGCGTTGAGCGACGACGTCGGCGGTGCGCTGCGCGACCTGGCCCCCGAGCTGCGGCAGGTGTTGCAGGCGATGGTGCTCGACGGGTTGACCGTGCGGGAGACCGCCGTGCTGCTCGGGGTGCCCGAGGGCACCGTCAAGACCCGCGCCCGGCGGGCCCGGATCGCGATGCGGGAGGCACTGTCATGAGCGAGCACCCGACGGCCGACTCGATCGCCCGGTACGCGTCGGGCGACGACCTGCCCGCCGACGTGCTGTGGGCGGTCGAGGCGCACCTGGAGACGTGCGAGACGTGCCGGTTGCGGCTGGCCGACGTGGCTCCGCCGCGGGTCACCGCGTTGACGACGGCCGTGTGGGCCGGGTTGGAGCCGACCGGGACGCCCGCTCGCCGACGACGCGCGTTCGCGCGGTGGGCGACGCCGTCGTTCCTGCCGTGGCTGGCCATGACGGCGTTCGTGGTGCTGCTCGCGCTGTCGGTGGACGGCCTGCTGTCCGACCGCTCGACGTCGTCCGCCGTGCTGCTGGTCGCGCCGATCGTGCCGGTCCTGGGTGTGGTCGCGGCCTGGTCGCGCGGCATGGACCCGGCTCACGAGCTGGTGGTGTCCACCGCGCGGGCCGGGCTGCAACTCGTCCTGCGCCGCACGCTCGCGGTGCTGGTGGTGGTGCTGCCGGGGTTGCTGCTCGGCGGTGTGCTGACCGGCGCTTCGCCCGCGTACTGGCTGCTGCCGTGCCTGGCCGTCACCTCGGTGACGCTGGCGCTGGGCGGCGTGGTCGGGGTGCGCCGGGCCGCCGTCGTCGCCGTCGCGTGCTGGGCGGTGCTCGTGGTCGGACCGGCGGTGGTCGTCGGCGGTGTGCCCGGTGTGCTCGCGCCGGGCGCG is a window from the Saccharothrix saharensis genome containing:
- a CDS encoding RNA polymerase sigma factor, coding for MNEEQLVRAVARGDRAAFEELYRRTSPWLAVRLRRRCADEQVVAEVMQETYLAVWRAAGSFAGAAVDGTAVGWLWTIAARRLVDAFRRRAHDARPLPAVEAAPAAEDEVLAGALSDDVGGALRDLAPELRQVLQAMVLDGLTVRETAVLLGVPEGTVKTRARRARIAMREALS
- a CDS encoding zf-HC2 domain-containing protein gives rise to the protein MSEHPTADSIARYASGDDLPADVLWAVEAHLETCETCRLRLADVAPPRVTALTTAVWAGLEPTGTPARRRRAFARWATPSFLPWLAMTAFVVLLALSVDGLLSDRSTSSAVLLVAPIVPVLGVVAAWSRGMDPAHELVVSTARAGLQLVLRRTLAVLVVVLPGLLLGGVLTGASPAYWLLPCLAVTSVTLALGGVVGVRRAAVVAVACWAVLVVGPAVVVGGVPGVLAPGAAPVWAAVLVGGAAAVVFRSAAYARL